The sequence below is a genomic window from Massilia oculi.
CGGCGCCTTGCTGTCCAACTACCGGCTGGCGCGCCGGGCCGGCGCCTACGAGCTGCACGTGCAGGCCGGCGCGCGCTGGCGCCTGCTGTCCAGCCACGGGCGGCGCAGCGAGGCGGTGGCGGCGGCCCATGCGGCGGTGGCGGAGCTGGCGCGCCTGAACCGGCGCTGCGAGGGCATGCACCTGGTCGAGCACGTGCTGCTGCGGCCGGGCCTGGGCCGCGAGGACCAGGAACTGCAGGGAGACGATGGCCTCGGCAATCCGTCGTTCTACGCGGCCCACATTAGCGTGGTGCTGCCGCGCTGGACGCTGCGCTGCGCCGACCGGGGTTTCCGCAACTTCGTCGAGGAGACCGTGCGCGAGCATTGCCCGGCCCATATCCAGCCCGGCTTCCTGTGGCTCGGCCCTGCCGACATGGCCGGCTTCGAGGGCTTGCACGACGCCTGGCGCGGGGCGCTGCGCGAGTGGCATGCGTCCGCGGACGAGGCGCGCGCCCGCCTCGCGCAGCCCTGCATGACGCGGCCGGCGCGCTGGTGCACTTCCTGCGCGTGCACCGCAAGGAGCCCGCATGAGGCAATCCCGATGAGCGGCCCGCACCTGATCGAGCGGCTCGACGTCGCCTTCGAGTTCGATCCGCCGGATCCCGAACTCCAGGACGAGGGGCTGCTGCTGCGCCTGGTCAAGGACTCGCTGCTGTCGGTGCTCGACGAGGTGATGGATGCCTGCGACGAACCTGGCGCCGTCCTGGTGCTGCCGTCGCTCGCGCTCGACCTGGGCACGATCGAGCGCCATGCGCTGCGCGAACAGGCGCCGGCGCGCCTGCGCGCGCTGCTCGAGGATGCGCTGGCGGGCGCGCGCCAGCAGGCGCGGCTGGCGGCTGGCGGGAGGCAGGCACGGAGCGGTGGCCAGGACGGGGCCGACCTCCCCACCATCAGGAGCGCCGAGGACGACGCGCTGGCGCGGCTGGCGGCCTTCCTGCGCAGCGGGCGGCTGGGGTGGGAGGCGCCGCCGCGACGCGGCGGGTTGCACGTGGAATTGCTGGATGGCCTGCTGGCGTCGGCGCCCGGGGCGCTGGCGCGGATGCTGGCCGACGCCATCCGTCAGCCGCAAGCGCTGCGGCGGCTGGCGGAGCAGTTCCCGCCGCGCCAGCTCGAGGCGATTCTGGAAACGGCGGCGCCGGGCCAGGCGCGCGCGCTGTTGGCCTGTTGCGCCGCCCTGGCCACCGGACCCGGCGCGATGGACGCCGCGCTGGCCTGGACCTGGGTGCTGGGCGTGGCGCTGGGCGCCACGGCGCCGGCCGCCGGCCTGGCGGCGGTGGCCGCGGCGATCGGACGCCCGACGGCCGCGCCGGACCGCGCGGCGCTGGCGCCGGAAGACGGCGAGCGCCTGGCGGCATGGTGGCGGCGTGGCGAACGCGATGCCGGCGCCGCGGCCGTGCTGGAGCGCCTGCTGGCGACCGGCGGCGCGGCGGCCGTGCGTGACGGCCTGGCGCGGGTGCTGGAAGGCGCATTGTCCACCCCGGACGCGGCGCGCCGGCTGGCCGGCGCCATGTCGCTGGGACTGCGCGAGCGCCTGCTGCGCTTTCTGATGCCGTCCGGCGCCACGCGCCTGCTGGCCCTGATGAGTGAAGTGGAACGGCAGCTGGTGTCGCGGGTGGGCGACCGTGGCCGCGCCGCCGCCGCCCATGCGCGCTGCTGGCTGGAGCTGCTCGTGGCCGGCCTGGACGGCGCGCACGTGGTCGTGCGCGAGGATGCCGTGCGTGCGCGCCTGCACGCGGTGCTGGATGCCGCGGCGCAGGGGGCGGCGCTGCCAGATCAGGGCGATCCGGCCGCTCCCGATGCCGCAGCGCCGGACGATCTCGCGCAACTGGCGGCTTTCCTGGAGCGTGGCCGCTTGGACAACGCGCGGCCGGTGGCGGGAGAGCCGCACGTGCTTTTGCTCGCGCGCCTGCTCGAGCGCGCCGGGCGCAGCCGCGCGGCGCGCGAGGCGCTGCTGCGGATGCTGGCCAGGGCGTCGGCAAGCCCGGTGGCGCTGCGCAGGCTGGTCGCACAGTTCCCGCAGCGCCAGCTGGCCGGCATCGTGCATGCGGCGGTGCCCGGCCAGGTGGCGGCGCTGCTGGCGCTGTTGCTGGAATCGCAGGACGGCGCGGGTCTGGACCTGCCGGCGCTGGAGGACGACGTGCGCGCCGCCTGGCACGACCTTTTGCTGCGTGCGCTGGGCGGGGGACCGCCCGGGGCGGACGCGAAGGATGAGGAAGGCGCGCAACTGGCCGGATTGGTAGCCTGGTGGCGCAGCGGCCGCTACGATCCGGCCGGAGCGGCGCGGCTCGAGGCGCTGCTGGCAAGGGTGGAGCAGGACGGCGTGGACGCGCCCCTGAAGGTGGCGCTGGCGCGCGTGCTGGCCGCCCCCGACGGCGCGCTGCGGCTGACGCGTGCGCTGCCGGAACGCCTGCGGGAATCGCTGGTCCGCTTCGCGCTGCCAGGCCTGGCGCCAAGCGCGATCGCGCTGATGCAGCAGCTGCGCGCGCGCCATGCCCGGGCGCCGGAGACCTGGATCGGTGCCTGGGCGCGGCTGTTGACGGCGTGCCTGGCGCCGCCGGTGTCGTCGGCCGCCGTGCAGGTCTTGTGCGAACGCCTGGAGGCGGAGCTCATGCCGGCGCGGGCGCGGGAGGAAGCGCCGGCCGCGTCCCAGGACCGGATGCCGGCTGCGCTCGACGAGCTCGAAGCCTGGTGGCGTGGCGGCCAGGCCGATGCCGCGCGCGCCGCGCGGATGGAACGGATGCTGGCGCGGGCCACGGTTGCCGGTGGCGACGCCGACCCGGGCGCCGGGCGGCGGCTGGCGAAGGCCCTCGTCGCCGCGCTGGCGCGCACGGCGGCCTTGCCGGAAGGGCCGCGCCGCCTGGCCGCAGCGCTGCCCGAGCAGCTGGGAATCGCCCTGTTGTGGTTCGCCGTGCCGTCGCTGGCGCCACGGCTGGTCGCCTTGCTGCAACGCCTGGGCCGGCGCCTGTCGTCCAGGCCGGACGCCTTGCGGGATTGCTGGGCGCAGGTGTACGCGCTGTGCCTGGGTTCGGCGCCATCCTCGGCGTCGGTGGAAGCCTTGTGCGGTCGCCTGGAAGCCGCGGCCCCGCCGGACGGCGCGCCGCGCCGGCGTGGCGCGAATGCCCGGGTCCGGCAGGGCAAAGGGGCGCTGGACGGGCTCGAAGCGTGGTGGCGTACGGGGCATGCCGATCATGGCCGTGCGGCGCAGCTGGAGCGCCTGCTGGCGGTCGCTCCGACGGATGCCGCCGATGCCGGGACGGTCGAGCGCACACTGGCTGCGGCGCTGCGGCGCACGCTCGCCTCGCCCGGCGGCGCGCGCCGACTCGTGTCCGCGCTTCCGGTGCACCTGCGCGAAACCTTGCTGGCGCGCTTCGCTTCCGACTTCGCAGCCGCTGCGATCGTGCGCCTGCGTGCGCTGGGCCGGCGGCTGGCCTCCGCACCCGGCGCCGCCGGCCCGGCGCCCGGCCTGCACGCGCGGTCATGGGCCGAGGTATTCGAAGCCTGCCTGTCGCCGACGGTGACGGCGGCCTCGGTGCAGGCCCTGTGCGTTCGCCTGGACGAGGTCATCGCCCTGGTCGCGCGCCACGGCCAGAAGGAGACGCACAAGCAAACGCAAGAGCGGACGCAACAGCGGACGGAAGATGCACCCGCGGCGTGGCGCGGCGCCTCCGCGCTCGAGCGCCTCGCGGCTTTCCTGCGCAAGGGCCGCCTGCTCGGAGCGCATGCGACGGCCGGAGTGGCCGGCGACCGGCAGGCGCCGCTCGAAGAAACCCACGTGACCTTGCTCGACGGCTTGCTGGCTGCGCCGTCGCTGCAGCCGCTGTGGCGCATGCTGGCCACCGCCCTCGCACGTCCGGCCGGGGCGCGGCGCATGGTGGAGCAGTTCCCCGAACGGCAGTTGCGCGACCTGCTGGCGCGGGCGGTCCCAGCCCGGGCCGAGGCGCTGTACGCGCTGGCGGACGAGCTGCAGCGCGCGGGTCTCGCGGCGGGCATCGCGCCGCGGCGGCTGCGCCTGCTGGTCTGGCCCGCGCTGGTCGGCGCCGCCGTGCGCGCCGCGACGGGGCAGGCGCCATTGCCGCCGTTGAAGGCGCTGCGCGGGGAACTGCTCGACCGCCTTGCCGCACCTCCGGACCAGGCCGGCGCGGAGCAGGACGGTGCGGCGATCCTGGCCGCGATTGCGGCGCTCGCGCCCGGTGCGCCGGTGCGCGCGCGTCTGCGCGAGCTGGCCGGTTCCGGCAGTCTGGGGGCGCTGCGCGCACTGGTACGCAAGGCGGCGCAGCTTGACGCCGCCGACGCGCTGCTCGCCATTGCCGATGGCGTCGAGCTGTGCGCGCGCACGCATCCGGGCTATCCGCGCGTGGAGGCCTGGGCCGACCTGCTGGAAGCCGCCCTTGGCGGCGCGACGTCCCGGCACATCGCGCAACTGCGGGGCCGCTACCTGGGCGTCGCAGGCGATGCACTGCGGCTGCGTCAGCCCGGCGCCGCGGCGCCAAATTCCAGGCCATGGGAGCCTGCTGCTCCGGATGGCGGCGCCGGGCGCGCGTTGCGGAACCTGATGTCCGGCGCCGCACGGGCGCGGGCCGGCGACAGGGAAGCGTTCAGGGAAGCGTTCAGGGAAGCGTTCAGGGACGCGTCCGGCTGCGCCAGCCCTGTCCCGTCCGACCCGGCGGCGCGGCGCCTGCTCGACGCGTGCGCGGTGCTGCAGAACGGGCTGGTCGCCGCCACGGCGCCACCGGCGGCGCTCGACGCCACGCGGTGGCTGGAGCGCATCCGCGGCCATCTCGACCGGGAAGATCGTATCGCGCCCGCGCGCCGCGCCGTCATGGTGGAGGCGATCGCGGCGGCTGCGGGGGCCAGCGGCAACGAGCAGGCCTGCCTGCGCGCAGCGATGGATGCCCTGGAGCGCGGCGCGCCGCTGGACCTCGATGCGATCGTCCTGCAGGGAGGTTCGCTGGCGCAGGCGACGCGGACTGCAAGCGAAGCAGCGAGCGCGATCGTCGCGGCGCTGCTGGCCGCCGACGGCGATCCGCCGCCGTCCGCATGGGCCGCGCTGCTCGAAGCGCGGCGCGACGACGTGCTGCGGTCGCTGCGCACCGCCGGACGCCGGCGCGGCTGGCGCGCGGCGCTGCGCGAGGGCCTGCCGCAGCGGATGCTGGCCGACCTGGTCGCGCTGTCCCGGCCCGATCTCGGCTCAGCGGTGCGCAACATCGCCACACGCGGCGACCTCGTCGCCCCGGTGCTGGGAAGCGGCTGGCAAGACGCGCTGTGGCGCGGCGCCTTCGACCTGGCGGCGCGCCCGGCCCGGGGCGCCACCCCCGACCTGACCGCCGCCTGCGATCAGGTATTGCGCGCCGCCGCGCCGGGCGCACGGGAGCAGGCCGCGCTGCTGGACGTATGGCGGGCTGCCCAGTCCGCGGCGGGGCAGATGCGCGAGACGCGCGTCACGAAGCCTCCAGTTGCCGCGACCGTCGCCGACGGCGCGCGCGGCATTGTCGAGGGCGAACGCATCGCCCTCGACAATGCCGGCATGGTGCTGATGGCGCCGTACCTGCCGCGCCTGTTCGGGATGCTGGGGCTGGTGGCCGATGGGGCTTTCGTCGACCTCGATGCCGCCGAGCGCGCCGTGCACCTGCTGCAGTTCGCGGTATCGGGCGCCAGCAGCACGGCGGAGTATGCGCTGCCCCTGAACAAGCTGCTGTGCGGCCTGCCGCTGGAGGCGCCGGTCCCCGCCGGCATTGCGCTCACGCCGGTCGAGCGCGGGACGATCGAGGGCTTGCTGGAGGCGATGATCGCCAGCTGGAGCGCGCTGGGCCGCACCTCGGTGGAAGGGCTGCGCCAGTCCTTCCTGATGCGGGACGGGGAGCTGGCCCTTGGCCCGCAGGGCTGGGAGCTGTCGGTCGTTCGCGGTCCCTTCGACATGCTGATGGACCGCCTGCCGTGGAGCTTTTCGATCGTGCGCTTCGCATGGATGCCGGCGCCGCTGCACGTGAGCTGGCATTGATGTCGACGAACAGAACAAATGAGAGGGATGACGGACATGGAAAAGACGACAGACAAGGCCAACGCAGGCATGGTTGAGCGAGCGCCGCTCCGGGCGCCGGTCGCCGCCGACGTCGTGCTCACGCGGGCCGAGCGTCAGGGGGCCGACGACATGCTGGGAGCCCTCATTGCCCAATGGCGTGGCGTGGAGCACAGCTTCGTGGAACGTCTGCCCTGGAGCTTCTCGACCATCCGCCTGCCATGGATGGCGGCGCCGCTACTTGTGCACTGGCGCTGAGGAGGCGCCGGTGACCACGTCCACGATGGAGCAGCCGACGCTGCAGGCCAATGCCGCCGCGCTGGCGCGCGAAGCCGACTGGTTCGGCAGGATACTGCACGCGCGCTTCACCCATTATTTCGGCGACGGCGACACGCCGTGCGCGCTCGAGGCGCCGCCGACGCTGGATCGCGACGCGTCCGAATACGCGGCGCTGGTGAACCAACTGGGCTTCGGCATCGAGGAGCGGCTGGTGCTGATGCTGGCGCTGCTGCCGCACGTGCGGCCGCAGGCGCTCGACCTGTTCTTCACCCAGAACAAGCTGCAGGGCCAGCGCTTCACCGAGTTCGGCGGCTGGCGCGGCAAGACGCACGAAGGCTTCCTGCCGACCTGCGAGACCGCCGCCTTCCTGCTGGCGGGCGACGACCTGGCGCAGCGCTTCCGGGTGCTGGCATTGTTCGACGACGACCATCCGCTGATGCGGCGCCGCATCGTGCGCCTCGAACAACCCGCCGCCGGCGAACCGCAGCTCGGCGCGATGCTCAGCCTGGCCCCGGAATACCTGCAGCGCTTCACCACCGGGGCGCGTCACAAGCCGGACTACGACCGCCAGTTCCCGGCGAAGCTGATCACGACCCGGCTCGGCTGGGACGACCTGGTGCTGGCGCCGGAAGCGCGCCACGACGTCGAGAGCATCGGCTTGTGGATCCGCGAGTCCGGCAAGCTGCTGGAGGAGTGGGGCCTGGAACGCGCCGTCAAGCCGGGCTACCGCTGCCTGTTCTACGGACCGCCCGGCACCGGCAAGACCCTGACCGCGACCCTGATCGGCGCCGGCGCCGGGGTCGACGTCTACCGGATCGACCTGTCGATGATGGTCTCGAAGTATATCGGCGAGACAGAGAAGAACCTGGCCAATGTGTTCGACCAGGCCCAGGACCGGCGCTGGATCCTGTTCTTCGACGAAGCCGACGCGCTGTTCGGCACCCGCACCGAGGGGAATACCTCGAACGACCGCCACGCCAACCAGGAAATCGCCTACCTGCTGCAGCGGGTCGAGGACTTCCCGGGCGTGGTGATCCTGGCCAGCAACCTGAAGGCCAATATCGACCAGGCGTTCGCGCGCCGTTTCCAGAGCGCCGTGTATTTCGGCATGCCCGACGCGACCCAGCGCCTGCGCCTGTGGCAGGGCATGTTCCGCGACCCGCGCCGGCTGGGGCCGGACGTCGACCTGCGCGCCCTGGCCGAGGCCTACGAGCTGGCCGGCGGGGCCATGACCAATGTGGTGCGCCACGCCGCCATCAGCGCCACGCGCCAGGGACGCGACCACGTCACGCAGGCCGAGCTGCTGCTGGGGATTCGCAAGGAAATGATCAAGGAAGGGAAGACATTCTGACATGAAGCCGATCTTTATCGTCTTTTGCATCGCGCTGTCCGTCGCGCTGTCCGGCTGCACTGGCGACGATGCCGACAAGCGGCCCCAATCGGCGACGGCGACGCCAGCTGCCGGGCGCGTGCCGGGCCCGGACATCTCCGATGCCGATGAGCGGGCTCTGGTCAGGCGCCTCAATACGCCGGAGGCGGCGCGCGTCTTCCGGCAGTACAACGCCACCGGCGGCCGGCAAATCCAGGATCACCTGCGCGTCATCTACGGCGCCGACCCGGCCTTCAAGCGCGATGCCGGCAGCGCCCGGCGCCCGCTGGAGGACAACGTCGTGGGGCCGGTCACGCTCAAGTGGCTCGTGCAGTTCTGCCGCGACTACGGCATCGTCGCGAGCGACCCCAGGTTCGAGCGCGCCGTGGTGGCTTCGCTGGAACAGGTCGCCGTGATTGCCGGCGTCTACCCGAACTGGGTCGAGATCCTCTCCGGCTCCGACTTCGAAGAGTGGATTGCCGGCCAGCCGGACCCGGACCGGAAACTCAGCCTGCAGCGGCGCCGTTCGGGCGACGCTTCCCAGGTCATTGCGCTGATCCGGCAGTACCAGCGCGAACCGGCGCCGGTGCGTCGACCCCTTGCACCGATCGAACGGACCTTCGGCTACGACCCCAAACGGACCGAAAAGATTGGCGACCTGGCCGCGGTGGCCGACCGCCTCAAGTCGCTGTCGGGCCATTTGCCCGAACATGAGCGCATCTTCGACGAATATGTGCGCGAGGAACTGGGAGGAATCGTCGTGCCCAAGGGCGCGCTGGCGTTGGTCAAGCGCCATTCAAGGGTCGACGCCTATCTGGTGAACGACGAACTGCTGCAGCGGCTGCGCGCCGAAGGAATGCCCGAGGCTGCCGTGATCGCGTTAAAGGAACTCGCAGGCAAGGAGTATGCGAACGCCCAGGAGTTCCAGGACGTGTTGCGCGAGACTGCCGACGCCAACGACCAGCTCGACGCGGTCGAGCGCAAGCGGCTGGATATCGTGCGCGGCGCGCGCGTCGTGCGCTACCAGGTGCCCGCGGACCTGGCCGAGAAGCTGGCGGCGGGAACGCAGCCCGACCCGGCGCTCGCCGCCCTGTTCGAAGGCTTCAGGAATGTGCAGTACCCGACCAGGGAACTGTTCGACGCCGCACTCGACTGGCAGGTGCGGCGTGGGCTTGGCATGTGCCCCGATCTGCCGCCGAAAACGCCGGACAAGGATACCCCGCAAGGACCGCAGGGTAAGCTCGACGAGCCCGCCCTCGCGCAACTCGAGGTGCTGAT
It includes:
- a CDS encoding ATP-binding protein — protein: MTTSTMEQPTLQANAAALAREADWFGRILHARFTHYFGDGDTPCALEAPPTLDRDASEYAALVNQLGFGIEERLVLMLALLPHVRPQALDLFFTQNKLQGQRFTEFGGWRGKTHEGFLPTCETAAFLLAGDDLAQRFRVLALFDDDHPLMRRRIVRLEQPAAGEPQLGAMLSLAPEYLQRFTTGARHKPDYDRQFPAKLITTRLGWDDLVLAPEARHDVESIGLWIRESGKLLEEWGLERAVKPGYRCLFYGPPGTGKTLTATLIGAGAGVDVYRIDLSMMVSKYIGETEKNLANVFDQAQDRRWILFFDEADALFGTRTEGNTSNDRHANQEIAYLLQRVEDFPGVVILASNLKANIDQAFARRFQSAVYFGMPDATQRLRLWQGMFRDPRRLGPDVDLRALAEAYELAGGAMTNVVRHAAISATRQGRDHVTQAELLLGIRKEMIKEGKTF
- a CDS encoding contractile injection system tape measure protein; amino-acid sequence: MTAGAGQLAAPGMDDETSFDALRGAGIAALQRLCGEVWTDFNLHDPGVTTLEQLAYGLTDLAYRTGFDMADYLTGPDGSIDYAGLALYPPEEILPGAPLTIADYRRLLYGGIPELADVWIRAEGGGLLAIDVLPEHDGSAAAPASGEAQEAADGAALARRVRAVYAASRALGADLARVRVLRPRAYYLRGEIDTWGERSQAEVLAQILFDCGQYLSSGLSAQRLRDVITLDWSPERVYDGAATRHGHVSMREGADDEAPVSVSELIGVIQKIDGVRRIRALSIVDADLRPVPAIPRDRADGSCGVLAFPVGEQLAELLRVQPEQGIEYGVSEQTIPPMPAWRSANRLLYEEARLELAKLRFEQRAFRADDSGMRTRYALPSGTHRELHAYYSVQHEFPAVYGIGKYGLPDSASDERKAQARQLQGFLYPMEQLMANYLQNLQDFPRMFGLGHEDARSYGSQYLDGPAAPGLDVLYREGPHATRARLERVLGRQDEHVERKGRVYDYLLAIYGETFPQTALRRFNDYHPHDTEAWLLDAKRRLLAELVELSAGRGSGADYTLPLDAPGAVSPLVRRAGILLGFDGGERHRSLCPGRDGARLALAEDEEAAPDAVAPAAPDDWLPVPPATGRAAAAAAALPGRADRLDEALFRDGALLSNYRLARRAGAYELHVQAGARWRLLSSHGRRSEAVAAAHAAVAELARLNRRCEGMHLVEHVLLRPGLGREDQELQGDDGLGNPSFYAAHISVVLPRWTLRCADRGFRNFVEETVREHCPAHIQPGFLWLGPADMAGFEGLHDAWRGALREWHASADEARARLAQPCMTRPARWCTSCACTARSPHEAIPMSGPHLIERLDVAFEFDPPDPELQDEGLLLRLVKDSLLSVLDEVMDACDEPGAVLVLPSLALDLGTIERHALREQAPARLRALLEDALAGARQQARLAAGGRQARSGGQDGADLPTIRSAEDDALARLAAFLRSGRLGWEAPPRRGGLHVELLDGLLASAPGALARMLADAIRQPQALRRLAEQFPPRQLEAILETAAPGQARALLACCAALATGPGAMDAALAWTWVLGVALGATAPAAGLAAVAAAIGRPTAAPDRAALAPEDGERLAAWWRRGERDAGAAAVLERLLATGGAAAVRDGLARVLEGALSTPDAARRLAGAMSLGLRERLLRFLMPSGATRLLALMSEVERQLVSRVGDRGRAAAAHARCWLELLVAGLDGAHVVVREDAVRARLHAVLDAAAQGAALPDQGDPAAPDAAAPDDLAQLAAFLERGRLDNARPVAGEPHVLLLARLLERAGRSRAAREALLRMLARASASPVALRRLVAQFPQRQLAGIVHAAVPGQVAALLALLLESQDGAGLDLPALEDDVRAAWHDLLLRALGGGPPGADAKDEEGAQLAGLVAWWRSGRYDPAGAARLEALLARVEQDGVDAPLKVALARVLAAPDGALRLTRALPERLRESLVRFALPGLAPSAIALMQQLRARHARAPETWIGAWARLLTACLAPPVSSAAVQVLCERLEAELMPARAREEAPAASQDRMPAALDELEAWWRGGQADAARAARMERMLARATVAGGDADPGAGRRLAKALVAALARTAALPEGPRRLAAALPEQLGIALLWFAVPSLAPRLVALLQRLGRRLSSRPDALRDCWAQVYALCLGSAPSSASVEALCGRLEAAAPPDGAPRRRGANARVRQGKGALDGLEAWWRTGHADHGRAAQLERLLAVAPTDAADAGTVERTLAAALRRTLASPGGARRLVSALPVHLRETLLARFASDFAAAAIVRLRALGRRLASAPGAAGPAPGLHARSWAEVFEACLSPTVTAASVQALCVRLDEVIALVARHGQKETHKQTQERTQQRTEDAPAAWRGASALERLAAFLRKGRLLGAHATAGVAGDRQAPLEETHVTLLDGLLAAPSLQPLWRMLATALARPAGARRMVEQFPERQLRDLLARAVPARAEALYALADELQRAGLAAGIAPRRLRLLVWPALVGAAVRAATGQAPLPPLKALRGELLDRLAAPPDQAGAEQDGAAILAAIAALAPGAPVRARLRELAGSGSLGALRALVRKAAQLDAADALLAIADGVELCARTHPGYPRVEAWADLLEAALGGATSRHIAQLRGRYLGVAGDALRLRQPGAAAPNSRPWEPAAPDGGAGRALRNLMSGAARARAGDREAFREAFREAFRDASGCASPVPSDPAARRLLDACAVLQNGLVAATAPPAALDATRWLERIRGHLDREDRIAPARRAVMVEAIAAAAGASGNEQACLRAAMDALERGAPLDLDAIVLQGGSLAQATRTASEAASAIVAALLAADGDPPPSAWAALLEARRDDVLRSLRTAGRRRGWRAALREGLPQRMLADLVALSRPDLGSAVRNIATRGDLVAPVLGSGWQDALWRGAFDLAARPARGATPDLTAACDQVLRAAAPGAREQAALLDVWRAAQSAAGQMRETRVTKPPVAATVADGARGIVEGERIALDNAGMVLMAPYLPRLFGMLGLVADGAFVDLDAAERAVHLLQFAVSGASSTAEYALPLNKLLCGLPLEAPVPAGIALTPVERGTIEGLLEAMIASWSALGRTSVEGLRQSFLMRDGELALGPQGWELSVVRGPFDMLMDRLPWSFSIVRFAWMPAPLHVSWH